The nucleotide sequence CAGGTCAATCAGACGCTCTTCTATCTTCGAAAGTTCCGGATCCTGGCGCTTCATGGAGGCATGCTTCTCAGTAGATCCGGAAGCCCTGCCACCGCGGTTCAAATCCCCCGACTGAGCCTCCGCCTCCCGTACGCTTAAACCGTCTTTGAGAATACGGTTAAACAGGATCATCTGGTCTGCCGGATTCAGGACCGACAAAAGGGCCCGGGCATGACCGGCGGTTATCTCTCCGGAAACCAGAGCCGCCTGCATGGGGTCCGGCATTTTTAAGAGACGCAGACTGTTAGCTACGGTGGAACGGTTTTTACCGACCTTCTGGGCGAGCTCTTCCTGACTTAATCCCGCCTCTACCATCAACTGCCGGTACCCGTTCGCCTCTTCGATTGGATTCAGATCCTCCCGCTGGATATTCTCTATGAGGGCTATTTCGAGCTTCTCTTCTTCAGTGAAGGAACGTACCAGGACAGGGACTTCCGCCAGGTGGGCCATCTGAGCCGCCCGGAAGCGCCGCTCTCCTGCGACAATACGATATCCCGATCCGTACTCC is from Marispirochaeta sp. and encodes:
- a CDS encoding ParB/RepB/Spo0J family partition protein; translated protein: MSKRALGKGIEALLQSTGGEETAVSTERSVPLNKIYPNPDQPRKAFNEERLMELAESIREQGIIQPIIVEEYGSGYRIVAGERRFRAAQMAHLAEVPVLVRSFTEEEKLEIALIENIQREDLNPIEEANGYRQLMVEAGLSQEELAQKVGKNRSTVANSLRLLKMPDPMQAALVSGEITAGHARALLSVLNPADQMILFNRILKDGLSVREAEAQSGDLNRGGRASGSTEKHASMKRQDPELSKIEERLIDLFGTKVSVKGSAKKGRIEISYFSLDDLDRILEIVSPD